One segment of Allorhodopirellula heiligendammensis DNA contains the following:
- a CDS encoding SDR family oxidoreductase — MSNNKTVIVTGGSGGIGSEICRHLAKVSWNIVVHYHSDKDSADEIVARLTGTGGKAVAVKCNLSDEQEVTGLFDSAISEFGEIQGVVACAGIGGGGPIAETTLDEFQKLLRVNTVGAYLTIREAARRIERGGRIVFISSQLAERPREGTGLYSASKAAIDAMIVSMSRELGNRQITINSVRPGATEPGMFANSNEERKEFFRQLSPFHRLGRPDDIAGVVEFLLSDEARWMTGQHLRVDGGASN; from the coding sequence GTGTCAAACAACAAGACCGTGATTGTGACCGGCGGATCAGGAGGCATCGGTAGCGAAATTTGCCGACATCTCGCCAAAGTTAGCTGGAACATTGTGGTGCACTATCACAGCGACAAAGATTCGGCAGACGAAATCGTTGCTAGGCTGACGGGCACCGGCGGCAAAGCGGTAGCCGTGAAATGCAATCTCAGTGATGAGCAGGAAGTTACCGGCCTATTTGACTCTGCCATCTCAGAATTCGGCGAGATTCAGGGCGTCGTCGCCTGCGCGGGGATCGGTGGTGGCGGACCGATTGCAGAAACGACCCTGGACGAGTTCCAGAAACTGCTCCGCGTCAACACGGTAGGAGCGTACTTGACGATTCGTGAAGCAGCTCGCCGGATCGAACGCGGCGGCCGGATCGTCTTCATTTCATCGCAACTCGCCGAACGACCACGGGAAGGTACCGGCTTGTACTCGGCATCGAAGGCCGCCATTGACGCCATGATCGTCTCGATGTCCCGAGAACTGGGAAACCGGCAGATTACCATCAACAGTGTTCGCCCTGGAGCGACTGAACCGGGCATGTTTGCCAATAGCAATGAGGAGCGCAAAGAGTTTTTCCGACAGCTGTCGCCTTTCCACAGACTTGGCCGTCCGGACGACATCGCCGGTGTCGTTGAGTTTCTCCTTAGCGATGAAGCGAGATGGATGACCGGCCAGCATCTACGCGTCGATGGCGGCGCGTCTAACTGA
- a CDS encoding class I SAM-dependent methyltransferase codes for MDPMSTTPLARKSTNAEIRARFDNDVERFTHLETGQSATIDAPLAMELITRAAVSATVDIGRVLDIGCGAGNNTVKLRQVYGRNFDVDLLDLSHPMMIKAEERVIRAGANKVQLWQNDLREADLPTASFDVILAAAVLHHLRDDADWQSAFTRIYRLLKPGGSVWITDLVSHEMPAVQAMMWHRYGEYLSELGGEDYREQVFAYIDKEDSPRPVTYQLALLKEVGFSQVELLHKNSCFAAFGAIK; via the coding sequence ATGGACCCCATGTCAACGACGCCGCTGGCACGCAAGTCAACCAACGCTGAAATACGGGCACGATTTGACAATGACGTCGAACGATTCACTCACCTTGAAACAGGACAATCAGCAACGATCGATGCGCCGTTGGCGATGGAACTCATTACGCGAGCGGCGGTTTCAGCGACCGTCGATATTGGCCGCGTGTTAGATATCGGCTGTGGGGCTGGAAATAATACGGTCAAACTCAGACAGGTCTATGGACGAAACTTCGATGTCGACCTCCTCGACCTGAGCCACCCGATGATGATCAAAGCGGAAGAGCGAGTGATTCGAGCGGGCGCAAACAAGGTGCAGCTTTGGCAGAATGACCTTCGCGAGGCGGATTTACCCACAGCCTCTTTCGACGTGATTTTGGCAGCGGCAGTATTACATCATCTGCGCGATGATGCGGACTGGCAAAGCGCATTCACGCGAATCTACCGACTGCTCAAACCCGGTGGGTCGGTATGGATCACGGACTTGGTTTCCCACGAGATGCCAGCGGTGCAGGCGATGATGTGGCATCGATACGGCGAGTATCTCAGCGAACTCGGTGGCGAAGACTACCGCGAGCAAGTGTTCGCATATATCGACAAGGAAGACTCGCCTCGTCCGGTCACCTACCAGCTTGCCTTATTGAAGGAGGTCGGATTCTCGCAGGTCGAACTGCTTCACAAGAACTCATGTTTTGCAGCCTTCGGTGCCATTAAGTAG
- a CDS encoding chemotaxis protein CheB: MSHDALAAEPDREKCEDFHIVGVGASAGGLEALEAFFHAMPADSGMAFVVIQHLSPDFKSHMEELLARHTSIPIHRVENCVEVQPNSIYLIPPRKEMVISDGKLLLTERSNDRSLIHPIDQFLTSLAADVGDRGLAVILSGTGSDGSRGIVDVSTVGGFVLVQDETSAKFSGMPTSANATGRVDLVLPPAAIAETLVSYSQRAVSKETLVHEALEMNNMEGVDQIALLLNRRYGIDFSQYKSSTVGRRIRRRISLLGLDSIDDYVTRLATDATELSEMYEDLLIGVTKFFRDPEAFERLRRECISRLVRESTGEPIRIWVAACASGEEAYSIAILVDEELRKENRAIEVKIFATDAHQGSLEIAAKGIYSGEALSELNEERLARYFTRASDGYHVNRTLRNYVVFASHNLINDAPFTQMDLVTCRNMLIYLQPAAQRQSLLMFHFALKLNGTLFLGPSESTGELSAEFKTIDTKWRLYSKRRDVRLSMGMRAPSGRRAERLPHVTLPAMPPRSNRVDQDLIEVYDQVLAKVMPCSILVSEAGEIHHVFGGAERFLRNRSGRPSNHLLEVLDDSLRNPVAAAWHHAIKKAESVRNGPTTFDGADGQEEVVITITPLSEGTSGPSNFLVAIEATGSATQPQRPIDATAAEMHRTRVDSLESDLKVSQENLQAALEEMETSNEELQASNQELIASNEELQSTNEELHSVNEELYTVNAEHQRRVEELAIANDDMDNLLATTRVGVIFLDRDLYIRRFTPEIARVFHLTGGDTGRSMEQFAHALNYSNLTEKLHEVLDTQRELEVKVADRAGTFFLLRVLPYRSDDTTEGLVLTLIDINSLEEAAAEIRLQKLAIESAINGIVITDPRQDDDPIIYANQGFLDLTGYERDEVLNRNCRFLQSRDTDQEAISQIRGSLAAGDPVRMAILNHRKDGTAFWNDLSITPVRDQDGEIVNFVGVQHDVTAQVEAQQRLEEANRAAQQASDAKSSFLAMMSHELRTPLTSVLGFADILRSESDDPDYLDKIDTIRRNGAYLLALLNDILDLSKIEAGKLTFGKQSIDVRAVLKEVEILMQVRAKEAGVPLRFDLRQPLPTDVTADEVRVRQILVNLISNAIKFTQDGEVLVAAVVKENCDHDDQPMAYCLEISVTDTGIGISDEQLTKLFTPFNQAQEQTPRHAGGTGLGLSISKRLAEGMDGTIEVESELGTGSCFTLRLPITAEQAQTRTGEATLVDAKKTERPADFPTISAKILLADDRRDVWQVGKHFLEKCGAQVTIAENGLQAIKHVEQAAGEGEPFALILMDMQMPVLDGRQAVARLRTLGYRTPIIALTADAMDGERESCIAMGCNEYFPKPIDALLLTNLIADMLGR, encoded by the coding sequence ATGAGCCATGACGCACTGGCAGCAGAACCCGATCGCGAAAAGTGCGAAGACTTTCACATTGTTGGGGTCGGAGCCTCCGCGGGTGGTCTGGAGGCTCTCGAAGCGTTTTTTCATGCCATGCCCGCGGACTCTGGAATGGCGTTCGTCGTCATTCAACATCTGTCACCCGACTTTAAAAGTCACATGGAGGAGTTACTGGCTCGCCACACCAGTATACCCATCCACCGCGTCGAGAACTGTGTTGAGGTCCAGCCAAACTCGATCTACCTGATCCCACCAAGGAAAGAGATGGTGATCAGCGATGGAAAGCTGCTGTTGACCGAACGCAGCAATGATCGATCCCTGATCCATCCCATCGATCAGTTTTTAACGTCGCTGGCCGCTGATGTCGGTGATCGCGGCCTGGCGGTGATCCTCTCAGGCACCGGTAGCGATGGTTCACGCGGGATTGTCGACGTCAGTACCGTCGGTGGTTTCGTGCTGGTTCAGGATGAAACATCGGCGAAATTCAGCGGGATGCCGACGAGTGCCAACGCGACCGGTCGCGTCGATTTAGTGCTGCCTCCTGCGGCAATTGCCGAAACACTCGTGTCTTACTCCCAGCGTGCTGTGTCCAAGGAGACACTTGTGCACGAGGCGCTGGAGATGAACAACATGGAGGGCGTTGATCAGATCGCATTGCTACTGAACCGTCGCTACGGCATCGATTTTTCTCAATACAAGTCGAGCACGGTGGGACGCCGGATCCGTCGCCGCATTTCTCTATTAGGGCTCGATTCCATTGACGACTACGTCACTCGCCTAGCTACCGATGCGACGGAGCTCAGCGAGATGTATGAGGACTTGTTGATTGGCGTGACGAAGTTCTTTCGTGACCCGGAAGCGTTTGAAAGATTACGGCGTGAATGCATCTCGCGGCTCGTTCGTGAAAGTACCGGCGAGCCGATTCGAATTTGGGTGGCCGCGTGCGCATCTGGTGAGGAAGCTTATTCGATCGCAATTCTGGTAGACGAAGAATTACGCAAAGAAAACCGAGCGATTGAGGTGAAGATATTCGCCACCGACGCACATCAAGGATCCCTCGAAATTGCAGCCAAGGGGATATACTCCGGAGAAGCACTTAGTGAGTTAAATGAAGAGCGACTCGCCCGTTATTTCACGCGTGCCAGTGATGGTTACCACGTCAATCGAACCCTACGGAACTATGTCGTCTTCGCGTCTCATAACTTGATCAACGACGCACCCTTCACGCAGATGGACCTGGTGACGTGCCGCAATATGCTGATCTATCTGCAGCCGGCGGCCCAGCGGCAATCGCTATTGATGTTCCATTTTGCACTCAAACTCAACGGCACTTTGTTTCTCGGACCTAGCGAATCCACGGGCGAACTTTCCGCCGAGTTCAAAACCATTGACACGAAGTGGCGTCTGTACAGCAAACGCAGGGACGTACGCCTGTCGATGGGAATGCGGGCTCCGAGTGGCAGGCGAGCTGAGAGACTTCCGCACGTTACCTTGCCCGCCATGCCGCCTCGCAGCAATCGGGTCGATCAGGATCTGATCGAGGTATACGACCAGGTCCTCGCGAAGGTAATGCCATGCAGTATTCTGGTTAGCGAAGCGGGCGAGATCCATCATGTGTTTGGAGGAGCGGAACGGTTCCTGAGAAACCGCAGCGGTCGACCGTCGAATCATCTGCTGGAAGTGCTCGACGATTCCTTGCGAAACCCCGTCGCGGCAGCTTGGCATCATGCCATCAAAAAAGCTGAGTCCGTGCGTAATGGACCGACGACCTTTGACGGCGCCGATGGGCAGGAAGAGGTCGTCATTACGATCACACCGTTGTCAGAGGGTACCTCCGGGCCGAGCAACTTTCTTGTCGCAATCGAAGCGACTGGCTCGGCTACACAACCACAACGTCCCATTGATGCGACCGCCGCCGAAATGCATCGCACCCGTGTCGATAGTCTGGAGAGCGATCTAAAGGTCTCGCAAGAGAATCTGCAGGCAGCGTTGGAGGAGATGGAGACCTCCAACGAGGAACTGCAGGCTAGCAATCAAGAGCTTATCGCATCGAATGAGGAACTGCAGAGTACGAACGAAGAGCTGCATAGCGTCAATGAAGAACTGTACACCGTTAACGCGGAGCATCAACGCCGTGTCGAAGAGTTGGCGATCGCCAATGACGACATGGACAACCTACTGGCGACCACACGCGTCGGTGTGATCTTTCTCGATCGAGATCTGTATATTCGCCGCTTCACTCCTGAAATTGCTCGTGTGTTTCATTTAACTGGTGGAGACACCGGGCGGTCGATGGAGCAGTTTGCGCATGCGCTGAACTATTCGAACCTTACGGAAAAACTCCATGAGGTCCTCGATACGCAGCGAGAATTGGAGGTCAAGGTAGCTGATCGTGCAGGTACCTTTTTCCTATTACGCGTTCTTCCCTATCGCAGCGACGACACGACGGAGGGCCTGGTATTAACGCTGATCGATATCAACTCGCTCGAAGAGGCGGCAGCTGAGATTCGCCTTCAGAAGCTGGCGATTGAGTCGGCGATCAATGGCATCGTCATCACTGATCCTCGGCAGGATGACGACCCGATTATCTACGCCAATCAAGGTTTTCTTGATCTAACCGGCTACGAACGTGACGAGGTGCTCAATCGAAATTGTCGCTTCCTGCAGAGTCGGGACACCGATCAGGAAGCGATCTCGCAGATTCGTGGCTCGTTGGCAGCCGGTGATCCGGTTCGGATGGCGATCTTGAATCATCGCAAGGATGGCACCGCGTTCTGGAACGACCTCAGCATCACGCCGGTCCGTGACCAGGATGGTGAGATTGTCAACTTTGTGGGCGTGCAGCACGACGTGACCGCTCAGGTCGAGGCCCAGCAAAGACTCGAAGAAGCCAATCGAGCCGCTCAGCAGGCCAGTGATGCCAAAAGCTCATTTTTGGCGATGATGTCGCATGAGCTACGCACACCCCTGACGTCAGTGCTTGGATTCGCAGACATCCTCCGCAGTGAGTCCGACGATCCCGATTATCTCGACAAAATCGACACCATTCGTCGCAACGGCGCTTATCTGCTGGCATTGCTCAATGACATCCTCGATCTATCCAAAATTGAAGCCGGTAAGCTGACCTTCGGCAAACAGAGCATCGACGTTCGAGCAGTGTTGAAAGAAGTCGAAATCCTCATGCAGGTACGTGCGAAGGAAGCGGGCGTTCCGTTGAGGTTCGACCTCCGCCAGCCCTTACCCACCGATGTCACCGCAGACGAAGTTCGCGTCCGACAAATTTTGGTAAACCTGATTAGCAATGCGATTAAGTTCACTCAAGACGGCGAGGTGCTCGTCGCTGCGGTGGTGAAGGAGAATTGTGATCACGACGACCAACCAATGGCGTACTGTCTGGAAATTTCGGTCACCGATACTGGGATTGGAATATCGGATGAGCAACTCACCAAGCTTTTTACACCTTTCAATCAAGCTCAGGAACAGACCCCCCGGCACGCGGGCGGTACCGGACTCGGACTGAGTATCAGCAAACGCTTAGCGGAGGGAATGGATGGAACGATCGAGGTGGAGAGTGAGCTAGGAACAGGCAGTTGTTTTACGCTGCGTTTGCCCATCACGGCGGAACAAGCCCAGACACGTACGGGCGAAGCCACACTCGTCGACGCCAAGAAGACCGAGCGACCGGCGGATTTCCCAACTATCAGTGCGAAGATTTTGCTCGCCGATGATCGTCGTGACGTTTGGCAAGTTGGCAAGCATTTCCTGGAGAAATGCGGTGCCCAAGTAACGATTGCAGAGAATGGTCTCCAAGCCATCAAGCACGTCGAACAGGCGGCTGGTGAAGGTGAACCCTTCGCACTGATCTTGATGGATATGCAGATGCCTGTGCTGGACGGTCGGCAAGCAGTCGCTCGACTTCGCACGCTTGGATACAGGACGCCGATCATCGCTTTAACCGCAGACGCGATGGATGGTGAACGAGAATCATGTATCGCGATGGGCTGCAACGAGTACTTTCCCAAGCCGATTGATGCGTTGCTGCTTACAAACCTGATCGCGGATATGTTGGGTCGTTGA